In Vigna angularis cultivar LongXiaoDou No.4 chromosome 8, ASM1680809v1, whole genome shotgun sequence, one DNA window encodes the following:
- the LOC108320300 gene encoding uncharacterized protein LOC108320300 isoform X2: MEGRERKFSLSSQPEPFHTSHSSFSTPMQQHQSHEMVALKRAYADVILNTMKESAGRVMVSEKRALMLQQELTATKENALHMLMRLKKMMDAKTAEAEKASLQQQRKIEELEAQLNEAEDVVTDLRAELKHVYFVLEKIRNNQVQPLNGQNIKQVATCVSVKPEISISYPHKELECITSCDVVNKSLTMNILDKKQLHISNLEDCSGHDSDFASVITRSKEPELCRNGFTQRIRALEGNLLDEKLLMQDVHNQRYGKKLGVIAKDVDGKVAKFRALNEEMKFSKHVKLLKIPKWKIFSGYRSQFLSCKFRFNDSSKLSKDVCSLPSINLSAIIRWKRKRRRHRHLGIKSSAFRSCKPSFVLEQCSSVCDNAKCCEDEKDANMNSVVLLTDAEPVHGATELVEKAIEKDNKLSNTGDSAEQNLTGPSSDMKVEVVVHVSSTNSDMKDEEAFIEKDRSCSQVDESKLLKYTFQRKRKKEVLGNTHQNFDSKKSTVKRRVEDKQNGAWEPQNLA; the protein is encoded by the exons ATGGagggaagagagagaaagttttctctctcctctcaaCCGGAACCTTTCCACACTTCCCATTCCTCTTTCTCCACTCCAATGCAACAGCATCAATCTCAT GAAATGGTGGCTTTGAAGAGGGCATATGCAGATGTAATTCTGAATACTATGAAGGAGTCTGCAGGTCGGGTAATGGTGTCGGAAAAGAGAGCACTTATGCTTCAGCAGGAGCTCACTGCGACCAAAGAAAATGCTCTTCATATGTTAATGCGTCTGAAGAAAATGATGGATGCCAAG ACAGCTGAAGCAGAGAAAGCATCATTGCagcaacaaagaaaaattgaagaGCTTGAAGCCCAGTTGAATGAAGCTGAGGATGTCGTAACAGATCTTAGGGCTGAACTGAAGCATGTATACTTTGTGCTAGAAAAGATAAGGAATAACCAGGTGCAGCCTTTGAATGGGCAGAACATAAAGCAGGTTGCAACTTGTGTTAGTGTAAAACCCGAGATTTCAATATCGTATCCTCATAAAGAACTTGAATGTATAACAAGCTGTGATGTGGTAAACAAATCACTGACTATGAACATCTTAGATAAGAAGCAATTGCACATCTCTAATTTGGAGGATTGTTCTGGCCATGACTCTGACTTTGCTTCGGTCATCACAAGAAGCAAGGAACCTGAACTTTGCCGAAATGGATTTACTCAGAGAATCCGTGCACTTGAAGGAAATTTGCTGGATGAAAAGCTGCTCATGCAAGACGTACACAATCAACGTTATGGTAAAAAACTTGGGGTCATTGCTAAAGATGTTGATGGGAAAGTTGCAAAATTTAGAGCACTGAATGAGGAAATGAAATTTAGTAAGCATGTCAAGCTccttaaaataccaaaatggaAGATATTTTCCGGCTACAGGTCTCAATTTCTATCTTGTAAATTTCGTTTTAATGACAGCAGCAAATTGAGCAAAGATGTGTGCTCTCTACCTTCTATCAACCTTAGTGCCATTATCAGatggaaaagaaagagaagaaggcaTAGACATCTAGGAATAAAATCTTCTGCTTTTAGAAGTTGTAAACCATCATTTGTTCTCGAGCAGTGCTCATCTGTCTGTGATAATGCCAAATGTTGTGAAGATGAAAAGGATGCAAATATGAATTCAGTGGTACTTTTGACTGATGCAGAACCTGTGCATGGGGCCACTGAGCTAGTGGAGAAAGCAATTGAGAAGGATAACAAGTTATCGAATACAGGAGACAGTGCTGAACAGAATCTAACAGGACCAAGCTCTGACATGAAAGTTGAGGTTGTTGTTCATGTTTCATCTACAAATAGTGatatgaaagatgaagaagctTTTATAGAAAAAGATAGATCTTGCAGTCAAGTAGATGAAAGTAAGCTTCTGAAGTATACATTCCAAAGGAAGCGAAAAAAAGAAGTTTTGGGAAACACACACCAAAACTTTGATTCTAAGAAGAGCACAGTGAAGAGGAGGGTGGAGGACAAACAAAATGGTGCATGGGAACCCCAGAATCTAGCATGA
- the LOC108320300 gene encoding uncharacterized protein LOC108320300 isoform X1 produces MEGRERKFSLSSQPEPFHTSHSSFSTPMQQHQSHEMVALKRAYADVILNTMKESAGRVMVSEKRALMLQQELTATKENALHMLMRLKKMMDAKQTAEAEKASLQQQRKIEELEAQLNEAEDVVTDLRAELKHVYFVLEKIRNNQVQPLNGQNIKQVATCVSVKPEISISYPHKELECITSCDVVNKSLTMNILDKKQLHISNLEDCSGHDSDFASVITRSKEPELCRNGFTQRIRALEGNLLDEKLLMQDVHNQRYGKKLGVIAKDVDGKVAKFRALNEEMKFSKHVKLLKIPKWKIFSGYRSQFLSCKFRFNDSSKLSKDVCSLPSINLSAIIRWKRKRRRHRHLGIKSSAFRSCKPSFVLEQCSSVCDNAKCCEDEKDANMNSVVLLTDAEPVHGATELVEKAIEKDNKLSNTGDSAEQNLTGPSSDMKVEVVVHVSSTNSDMKDEEAFIEKDRSCSQVDESKLLKYTFQRKRKKEVLGNTHQNFDSKKSTVKRRVEDKQNGAWEPQNLA; encoded by the exons ATGGagggaagagagagaaagttttctctctcctctcaaCCGGAACCTTTCCACACTTCCCATTCCTCTTTCTCCACTCCAATGCAACAGCATCAATCTCAT GAAATGGTGGCTTTGAAGAGGGCATATGCAGATGTAATTCTGAATACTATGAAGGAGTCTGCAGGTCGGGTAATGGTGTCGGAAAAGAGAGCACTTATGCTTCAGCAGGAGCTCACTGCGACCAAAGAAAATGCTCTTCATATGTTAATGCGTCTGAAGAAAATGATGGATGCCAAG CAGACAGCTGAAGCAGAGAAAGCATCATTGCagcaacaaagaaaaattgaagaGCTTGAAGCCCAGTTGAATGAAGCTGAGGATGTCGTAACAGATCTTAGGGCTGAACTGAAGCATGTATACTTTGTGCTAGAAAAGATAAGGAATAACCAGGTGCAGCCTTTGAATGGGCAGAACATAAAGCAGGTTGCAACTTGTGTTAGTGTAAAACCCGAGATTTCAATATCGTATCCTCATAAAGAACTTGAATGTATAACAAGCTGTGATGTGGTAAACAAATCACTGACTATGAACATCTTAGATAAGAAGCAATTGCACATCTCTAATTTGGAGGATTGTTCTGGCCATGACTCTGACTTTGCTTCGGTCATCACAAGAAGCAAGGAACCTGAACTTTGCCGAAATGGATTTACTCAGAGAATCCGTGCACTTGAAGGAAATTTGCTGGATGAAAAGCTGCTCATGCAAGACGTACACAATCAACGTTATGGTAAAAAACTTGGGGTCATTGCTAAAGATGTTGATGGGAAAGTTGCAAAATTTAGAGCACTGAATGAGGAAATGAAATTTAGTAAGCATGTCAAGCTccttaaaataccaaaatggaAGATATTTTCCGGCTACAGGTCTCAATTTCTATCTTGTAAATTTCGTTTTAATGACAGCAGCAAATTGAGCAAAGATGTGTGCTCTCTACCTTCTATCAACCTTAGTGCCATTATCAGatggaaaagaaagagaagaaggcaTAGACATCTAGGAATAAAATCTTCTGCTTTTAGAAGTTGTAAACCATCATTTGTTCTCGAGCAGTGCTCATCTGTCTGTGATAATGCCAAATGTTGTGAAGATGAAAAGGATGCAAATATGAATTCAGTGGTACTTTTGACTGATGCAGAACCTGTGCATGGGGCCACTGAGCTAGTGGAGAAAGCAATTGAGAAGGATAACAAGTTATCGAATACAGGAGACAGTGCTGAACAGAATCTAACAGGACCAAGCTCTGACATGAAAGTTGAGGTTGTTGTTCATGTTTCATCTACAAATAGTGatatgaaagatgaagaagctTTTATAGAAAAAGATAGATCTTGCAGTCAAGTAGATGAAAGTAAGCTTCTGAAGTATACATTCCAAAGGAAGCGAAAAAAAGAAGTTTTGGGAAACACACACCAAAACTTTGATTCTAAGAAGAGCACAGTGAAGAGGAGGGTGGAGGACAAACAAAATGGTGCATGGGAACCCCAGAATCTAGCATGA
- the LOC108323620 gene encoding notchless protein homolog, which produces MFFAQELLIILENNISSPEEMKKVALERYQAMRGNAPERLVSGSDDFTMFLWEPFVNKHPKTRMTGHQQLVNHVYFSPDGLWVASASFDKSVKLWNGTTGKFVAAFRGHVGPVYQISWSADSRLLLSGSRDSTLKVWDIRTRKLKQDLPGHSDEVFSVDWSPDGEKVASGGKDKVLKLWMG; this is translated from the exons ATGTTCTTCGCACAGGAGCTTTTGATCATACTGGAAAACAATATTTCATCTCCAGAGGAAATGAAGAAg GTTGCTCTGGAAAGGTATCAAGCAATGAGAGGCAATGCCCCTGAGAGATTGGTCTCTGGATCTGATGATTTTACTATGTTCCTTTGGGAACCTTTTGTCAACAAGCATCCCAAAACTCGCATGACAGGTCATCAGCAG CTTGTGAACCACGTCTATTTTTCACCTGATGGGCTATGGGTGGCAAGTGCTTCTTTTGATAAATCTGTGAAGTTATGGAATGGCACCACAGGGAAATTTGTTGCTGCCTTTCGGGGCCATGTCGGGCCTGTTTACCAGATCAG CTGGTCTGCAGACAGTAGACTTCTTCTAAGTGGCAGCAGAGATTCCACACTTAAG GTTTGGGATATTCGGACTCGGAAGTTGAAACAAGATCTTCCAGGCCATTCTGATGAA GTTTTTTCTGTTGATTGGAGTCCCGATGGAGAGAAGGTAGCCTCTGGTGGTAAGGATAAAGTGCTGAAGTTGTGGATGGGCTAG
- the LOC108320285 gene encoding glucose-6-phosphate isomerase, cytosolic, which produces MSSSTLICDTQPWKELEAHAVDVKKTHLRDLLSDEERSRSMVVEFDGILLDYSRQLATLETREKLFKLAEVASLKEKINRMYNGEHINSTENRSVLHVALRAPRDSVIQSDGKNVVPDVWNVLDKIKEFSERIRSGSWVGATGKELKDVVAVGIGGSFLGPLFVHTALQTDPGAIESARGRQLRFLANVDPIDVARNITGLNPETTLVVIVSKTFTTAETMLNARTLREWISSALGPSAVAKHMVAVSTNLTLVEKFGIDPNNAFAFWDWVGGRYSVCSAVGVLPLSLQYGFSVIEKFLNGASSIDQHIYSEQFERNLPVLLGLLSVWNVSFLGYPARAILPYSQALEKFAPHIQQVSMESNGKGVSIDGVPLPFEAGEIDFGEPGTNGQHSFYQLIHQGRAIPCDFIGVVKSQQPVYLSGEVVSNHDELMSNFFAQPDALAYGKTSEQLQKENVPPHLVPHKTFSGNRPSLSLLLPSLNAYNIGQLLAIFEHRIAVEGFIWGINSFDQWGVELGKSLATQVRKQLNASRTQGEPVQGFNFSTTSMLTRYLQASADVPADLPTRLPKI; this is translated from the exons ATGTCTTCGTCCACTCTCATCTGTGACACTCAGCCATGGAAGGAGTTAGAG GCCCACGCTGTGGATGTTAAAAAGACTCACTTACGTGATTTATTGAGTGATGAGGAGAGATCCCGGTCAATGGTGGT TGAATTTGATGGAATTCTATTGGATTACTCGAGGCAGTTAGCCACTCTTGAAACAAGGGAAAAACTCTTCAAATTGGCAGAG GTTGCATCCCTCAAGGAAAAGATAAACCGGATGTACAATGGGGAGCAT ATAAACAGCACTGAGAATAGATCAGTACTTCATGTAGCTCTTCGTGCTCCAAGAGATTCTGTTATACAGAGTGATGGAAAGAATGTTGTCCCAGATGTTTGGAACGTTCTGGACAAGATCAAGGAGTTCTCTGAACGGATTCGCAGTGGATCTTGG gttGGAGCTACAGGAAAGGAATTGAAGGATGTTGTTGCTGTTGGTATTGGTGGCAGTTTCTTAGGTCCATTATTTGTGCACACAGCTCTTCAAACAG ATCCTGGAGCAATTGAATCTGCAAGAGGGCGTCAGCTACGGTT TCTTGCAAATGTTGATCCAATTGATGTTGCTAGGAATATCACGGGACTAAATCCTGAAACAACCCTAG tggtgATTGTTTCAAAGACTTTTACAACTGCCGAGACCATGTTGAATGCCCGAACACTAAGGGAATGGATTTCTTCTGCCCTAGG GCCCTCAGCAGTTGCAAAACATATGGTGGCAGTCAGTACCAATCTCACA CTTGTGGAAAAATTTGGCATTGATCCTAATAATGCTTTTGCATTTTGGGACTGGGTTGGTGGCCGATATAGTG TCTGCAGTGCTGTTGGAGTATTGCCATTATCCCTACAATATGGTTTCTCAGTAATTGAGAA GTTTTTAAATGGGGCTTCCAGCATTGATCAACATATCTATTCAGAACAATTTGAAAGAAATCTACCT GTGCTTTTGGGACTGTTGAGTGTATGGAATGTCTCATTTCTTGGATATCCTGCCCGA GCTATCTTACCATATTCTCAAGCCCTGGAGAAGTTTGCCCCTCACATTCAACAG GTTAGCATGGAAAGTAATGGCAAGGGTGTTTCAATTGATGGTGTGCCACTACCATTTGAGGCTGGTGAAATTGATTTTGGTGAACCAGGAACAAATGGGCAGCACAGTTTTTATCAACTTATACACCAG GGACGTGCTATTCCTTGTGACTTTATTGGGGTTGTGAAAAGTCAGCAACCTGTTTACTTGAGTG GAGAGGTGGTGAGCAACCATGATGAGCTAATGTCAAACTTTTTTGCACAACCAGATGCACTTGCCTACGGGAAG ACATCCGAACAGTTGCAGAAGGAGAATGTTCCTCCACATCTTGTGCCACACAAG ACATTTTCCGGGAATCGACCTTCTCTCAGCCTTCTGCTTCCATCATTGAATGCCTACAACATTGGACAG TTGTTGGCAATCTTTGAACATAGAATTGCTGTGGAAGGTTTTATTTGGGGAATCAATTCTTTTGACCAGTGGGGAGTGGAGCTTGGGAAG TCGTTAGCCACTCAAGTGAGAAAGCAACTCAATGCATCCCGCACACAAGGAGAACCAGTTCAAGGCTTTAATTTCAGTACTACTTCTATGTTGACAAGATACCTTCAG GCAAGTGCAGATGTACCAGCTGATCTTCCAACTCGTTTACCTAAGATATAA